One segment of Manihot esculenta cultivar AM560-2 chromosome 4, M.esculenta_v8, whole genome shotgun sequence DNA contains the following:
- the LOC110613009 gene encoding katanin p60 ATPase-containing subunit A1 produces the protein MAGSSLSGLQDHLKLAREYALEGLYDTSIIFFDGAIAQINKHLNTLDDPLIRTKWMNAKKAISDEAEVVKQLDAERRAFKETPTGRRAASPPINAKSSFVFQPLDEYPTSSGAPMDDPDVWRPPSRDTTNRRSTRTGQVGMRKSPQEGNWARGGPTRTATTGRAPKAGGSSRVNSGVRASTTGKKGTGAGKSGKGDSPNGDSEDGKSKKGQYEGPDPDLAAMLERDVLETTPGVRWDDVAGLSEAKRLLEEAVVLPLWMPEYFQGIRRPWKGVLMFGPPGTGKTLLAKAVATECGTTFFNVSSATLASKWRGESERMVRCLFDLARAYAPSTIFIDEIDSLCNARGASGEHESSRRVKSELLVQVDGVNNTSTNEDGSRKIVMVLAATNFPWDIDEALRRRLEKRIYIPLPNFESRKELIRINLKTVEVAPDVNIDDVARRTEGYSGDDLTNVCRDASLNGMRRKIAGKTRDEIKNMSKDEISKDPVAMCDFEEALQKVQRSVSQADIEKHEKWFSEFGSA, from the exons ATGGCGGGGAGTTCACTCTCTGGATTACAAGATCACTTGAAATTGGCTCGAGAATATGCTCTTGAAGGTCTCTATGACACTTCTATTATCTTCTTCGATGGCGCCATTGCTCAGATCAACaa GCACCTAAACACCCTTGATGACCCTTTAATTCGCACAAAATGGATGAATGCCAAAAAAGCCATTTCAGACGAGGCAGAAGTTGTAAAGCAACTAGATGCTGAGAGAAGGGCATTTAAGGAAACCCCCACAGGGCGACGTGCTGCATCACCACCAATTAATGCTAAATCGTCCTTTGTTTTTCAACCATTAGATGAGTACCCTACTTCCTCTGGTGCTCCCATGGATGATCCTGATGTGTGGAGGCCTCCAAGTCGGGACACTACGAACAGGAGATCTACTAGGACTGGTCAAGTGGGTATGAGGAAATCACCTCAGGAAGGGAATTGGGCTCGTGGTGGTCCAACTAGAACAGCTACAACTGGTCGTGCTCCAAAGGCCGGTGGTTCAAGCAGGGTGAACTCGGGTGTCAGAGCATCAACTACTGGAAAAAAAGGCACTGGTGCTGGAAAATCTGGCAAGGGAGATTCACCT AATGGTGATTCTGAAGATGGAAAGTCCAAGAAGGGACAGTACGAAGGACCTGATCCAGACTTGGCTGCTATGCTTGAAAGGGATGTCTTGGAAACTACCCCTGGAGTTAGATGGGATGATGTTGCCGGTCTTAGTGAAGCAAAACGACTTCTTGAAGAAGCTGTTGTCCTTCCTTTATGGATGCCTGAATATTTCCAG GGAATTAGGAGACCTTGGAAAGGTGTTCTCATGTTTGGCCCTCCAGGTACTGGTAAGACATTGCTTGCTAAGGCTGTTGCTACTGAGTGCGGGACAACATTTTTCAATGTTTCATCTGCTACATTGGCTTCAAAATGGCGTGGGGAGAGTGAGCGTATGGTTCGCTGTTTGTTTGATCTGGCACGAGCTTATGCACCAAGTACAATTTTCATTGATGAGATTGATTCTCTATGCAATGCCAGGGG GGCTTCAGGGGAACATGAATCGTCTAGAAGGGTTAAGTCTGAACTTCTGGTTCAGGTAGATGGTGTAAACAATACTTCCACAAATGAAGATGGCAGCCGAAAAATAGTGATGGTTTTGGCCGCTACTAACTTCCCTTGGGACATAGATGAAGCATTGAG GAGGAGGCTGGAAAAGCGTATTTATATTCCGCTTCCAAATTTTGAGAGTCGTAAGGAGCTTATTAGGATCAATTTGAAAACTGTCGAG GTTGCTCCTGATGTAAATATAGATGACGTGGCTCGTCGGACAGAAGGGTACAGTGGGGATGATCTTACAAATGTTTGCCGCGATGCTTCCTTAAATGGCATGAGGCGCAAAATAGCTGGAAAGACGCGTGATGAGATTAAAAACATGTCTAAAGATGAGATTTCAAAGGATCCTGTTGCAATGTGTGATTTTGAAGAAGCCTTGCAGAAGGTCCAGCGAAGTGTTTCTCAAGCTGACATTGAGAAGCATGAGAAGTGGTTTTCAGAATTTGGATCAGCATGA